A window of Polaromonas hydrogenivorans contains these coding sequences:
- the ccoS gene encoding cbb3-type cytochrome oxidase assembly protein CcoS yields MDILFLLIPLSVILVFFILGGLGWAIYRGQFEDIDAEGERILRDD; encoded by the coding sequence ATGGACATCCTTTTTTTGCTGATTCCGTTGTCGGTCATCCTGGTTTTTTTCATTCTTGGTGGCTTGGGCTGGGCTATTTATCGAGGCCAGTTTGAGGACATCGATGCCGAGGGTGAGCGCATTCTTCGCGATGATTGA